One stretch of Tenrec ecaudatus isolate mTenEca1 chromosome 18, mTenEca1.hap1, whole genome shotgun sequence DNA includes these proteins:
- the LOC142432609 gene encoding leukocyte immunoglobulin-like receptor subfamily B member 3, producing the protein MQGGGTSLSLTALLCVGTLQSVWVQVQTGILPKPSIRADPRRFFTTGSSVTIWCQGPQPAHGFRLYTERFQYGDSANLQNPRQWSASFKITDMDRRHAGKFQCDYYISGDVSRLSDPLLLVLTGEYHPPQLSIQPSPLVASGKKVSLTCRSTDSFHTFHLLKEGTDHKGRSKGTQFSNSLTQAVFLVDPVSPSSGGTYRCYGSFSNYPNVWSQPSNPVDLMVSEVHRKPSLTASPHSPVMVGANLTLQCRSKDGFDKFALTKDWPSSGLQLLPVQPSPNFTLAPVVSELGGQYRCYGGYRLSYEWSAPSEPVDILVAASDDKPSLSAHPGPSVAPGLNVTLQCRSSHRFDTVYWFKEDINHLPQPVHSESPVGSSQANFTMSPVTSVHEGTYRCYTAHSKYLLSQPSDPLELVVSGGLQDQYPSEALKEYVQVLIWVSAASIVLLLLFLLLFVFIRHRRQRKRSAAVSKARDLPTSVPSEDKEAE; encoded by the exons ATGCAGGGCGGCGGCACATCCCTGAGCCTCACTGCCCTGCTCTGTGTCG GGACCCTACAGAGTGTGTGGGTCCAGGTGCAGACAG GAATCCTCCCCAAACCCTCCATCCGGGCTGACCCGAGACGCTTCTTCACCACGGGCAGTTCTGTGACCATCTGGTGTCAGGGGCCTCAGCCGGCCCATGGCTTCCGTCTGTACACAGAAAGATTTCAGTATGGTGATTCTGCGAATCTACAGAATCCCAGACAATGGAGTGCTTCCTTCAAGATCACTGACATGGACAGACGCCATGCAGGGAAATTCCAGTGTGACTACTACATCTCAGGTGATGTGTCCCGGCTTAGTGACCCTCTGCTCCTTGTCCTGACAG GAGAATACCATCCACCTCAGCTCTCCATCCAGCCGAGTCCTCTGGTGGCTTCTGGAAAGAAGGTGTCCCTCACCTGCCGCTCAACAGACAGCTTTCACACTTTCCATCTGCTGAAGGAAGGGACAGACCACAAGGGCAGGAGCAAGGGAACTCAGTTCTCAAACTCCTTGACCCAGGCTGTCTTCCTTGTGGACCCAGTGAGCCCCTCCTCAGGAGGCACCTACAGATGCTATGGTTCTTTCAGTAATTACCCCAATGTGTGGTCACAGCCCAGTAACCCCGTGGATCTGATGGTCTCAG AGGTACACAGGAAGCCATCCCTCACCGCCTCTCCACACTCACCGGTGATGGTTGGAGCCAACCTGACCCTGCAGTGTCGTTCAAAGGATGGATTTGACAAGTTTGCTCTGACCAAGGATTGGCCGTCCTCTGGCCTCCAGCTCCTGCCTGTGCAGCCCAGTCCCAACTTCACCCTGGCTCCTGTGGTCAGTGAACTCGGGGGCCAGTATAGGTGCTACGGTGGATACAGACTCTCCTATGAGTGGTCAGCGCCCAGTGAGCCTGTGGACATCCTAGTGGCAG CGTCTGATGACAAGCCCTCCCTCTCAGCCCACCCAGGCCCCTCAGTGGCCCCAGGACTGAACGTGACCCTGCAGTGTCGATCCAGTCACCGGTTTGACACAGTCTATTGGTTCAAGGAGGACATCAATCACCTTCCTCAGCCCGTTCATTCTGAGAGCCCGGTGGGGTCCTCTCAGGCCAACTTCACCATGAGCCCTGTGACCTCAGTCCATGAGGGCACCTACAGGTGCTACACGGCACACAGCAAGTACCTGTTGTCCCAGCCCAGTGACCCTCTGGAGCTAGTAGTGTCAG GAGGCCTGCAGGATCAATACCCATCAGAGGCACTGAAAG AATACGTCCAAGTTCTTATCTGGGTCTCCGCGGCTTCTAtcgttctcctcctcctcttcctcctcctcttcgtcTTCATCCGACACCGGCGCCAGCGGAAACGCA GTGCTGCTGTGTCCAAGGCCAGAGACCTGCCAACGAG CGTCCCCAGCGAGGACAAAGAGGCCGAGTGA
- the TSEN34 gene encoding tRNA-splicing endonuclease subunit Sen34 isoform X4, producing MGSLSLSGEDASKVLAGYGDSVAELPEVWRGDPKASGGRGLRLLGPELLRVRPKALGAGPGPPPQQVAPGCKRGSAPEAQGRGSAGLGDFGEGRPVGSSSGLVTSLLRRRMLVVEVANGRSLVWGAEAVQALRERLGVGGRAVGALPRGPRQNSRLGLPLLLMPEEARLLAEIGAVTLVSVPHPDPRNHSLALASFKQQQEQDLRDQSALAAEAREARRQELLEKITEGQAAKKQKLEQDPAAVGSPTAGESEARASQPAREEAAAAGPSDGPTSLPRSALLIQLATARPRPAKARPLDWRVQSKDWPHAGRPAHELRYSVYRDLWERGFFLSAAGKFGGDFLVYPGDPLRFHAHYIAQCWAAGDSIPLQDLVSAGRLGTSVRKTLLLCSPQPDGKVVYTSLQWASLQ from the exons ATGGGGTCTCTTAGCCTCTCCGGGGAAGATGCCTCGAAGGTGTTGGCTGGTTACGGGGACTCGGTTGCTGAACTGCCTGAAGTTTGGCGAGGTGACCCGAAAGCATCTGGGGGGCGGGGCCTCCGCCTCCTAGGACCGGAACTCCTCCGAGTACGCCCGAAGGCATTAGGGGCGGGGCCTGGTCCTCCGCCTCAACAGGTGGCCCCCGGCTGCAAGCGAGGCTCCGCCCCCGAGGCCCAGGGGCGGGGCTCCGCCGGCTTGGGAGACTTCGGCGAGGGGAGGCCGGTGGGATCCTCGAGCGGCTTGGTGACCTCTTTGCTCCGCAGGAGGatgctggtggtggaggtggcgaaTGGCCGTTCCCTGGTGTGGGGGGCCGAGGCAGTGCAGGCGCTGCGGGAGCGCCTGGGCGTGGGGGGTCGCGCGGTGGGCGCCCTGCCCCGCGGACCACGCCAGAACTCGCGCCTGGGCCTCCCGCTCCTGCTGATGCCTGAGGAGGCGCGGCTGCTGGCCGAGATCGGCGCCGTGACCCTGGTCAGCGTGCCGCACCCGGATCCCCGCAACCACAGCCTG GCGCTGGCTTCCTTcaagcagcagcaggagcaggaTCTCCGGGATCAGAGCGCCTTGGCAGCTGAGGCCCGGGAGGCCCGCCGTCAGGAGCTCCTGGAGAAGATCACAGAAGGCCAAGCGGCCAAGAAGCAGAAGCTAGAACAGGATCCAGCAGCCGTGGGGAGCCCCACTGCAGGGGAGAGTGAGGCCAGGGCCAGCCAACCAGCCAGGGAGGAGGCGGCGGCAGCAG GGCCTTCCGACGGGCCCACCTCCCTGCCCAGGTCAGCTCTGCTCATCCAGCTGGCCACGGCCCGGCCTCGACCTGCCAAAGCTCGGCCCCTGGACTGGCGTGTCCAGTCCAAAGACTGGCCCCACGCGGGCCGCCCTGCCCACGAGTTGCGCTACAGTGTCTACAGAGACCTGTGGGAGCGAGGCTTCTTCCTCAGCGCTGCTGGCAAGTTTGGGGGCGACTTCCTGGTCTATCctg GTGATCCGCTCCGCTTCCACGCCCACTACATCGCGCAGTGCTGGGCGGCTGGGGACTCCATCCCACTCCAGGACCTGGTCTCAGCCGGCCGCCTCGGAACCAGTGTCAGAAAGACCCTGCTGCTGTGTTCCCCGCAGCCCGACGGGAAGGTGGTGTACACCTCCCTGCAGTGGGCCAGCCTGCAGTGA
- the TSEN34 gene encoding tRNA-splicing endonuclease subunit Sen34 isoform X2, translating into MGSLSLSGEDASKVLAGYGDSVAELPEVWRGDPKASGGRGLRLLGPELLRVRPKALGAGPGPPPQQVAPGCKRGSAPEAQGRGSAGLGDFGEGRPVGSSSGLVTSLLRRRMLVVEVANGRSLVWGAEAVQALRERLGVGGRAVGALPRGPRQNSRLGLPLLLMPEEARLLAEIGAVTLVSVPHPDPRNHSLALASFKQQQEQDLRDQSALAAEAREARRQELLEKITEGQAAKKQKLEQDPAAVGSPTAGESEARASQPAREEAAAAGPSSSQPGPSDGPTSLPRSALLIQLATARPRPAKARPLDWRVQSKDWPHAGRPAHELRYSVYRDLWERGFFLSAAGKFGGDFLVYPGDPLRFHAHYIAQCWAAGDSIPLQDLVSAGRLGTSVRKTLLLCSPQPDGKVVYTSLQWASLQ; encoded by the exons ATGGGGTCTCTTAGCCTCTCCGGGGAAGATGCCTCGAAGGTGTTGGCTGGTTACGGGGACTCGGTTGCTGAACTGCCTGAAGTTTGGCGAGGTGACCCGAAAGCATCTGGGGGGCGGGGCCTCCGCCTCCTAGGACCGGAACTCCTCCGAGTACGCCCGAAGGCATTAGGGGCGGGGCCTGGTCCTCCGCCTCAACAGGTGGCCCCCGGCTGCAAGCGAGGCTCCGCCCCCGAGGCCCAGGGGCGGGGCTCCGCCGGCTTGGGAGACTTCGGCGAGGGGAGGCCGGTGGGATCCTCGAGCGGCTTGGTGACCTCTTTGCTCCGCAGGAGGatgctggtggtggaggtggcgaaTGGCCGTTCCCTGGTGTGGGGGGCCGAGGCAGTGCAGGCGCTGCGGGAGCGCCTGGGCGTGGGGGGTCGCGCGGTGGGCGCCCTGCCCCGCGGACCACGCCAGAACTCGCGCCTGGGCCTCCCGCTCCTGCTGATGCCTGAGGAGGCGCGGCTGCTGGCCGAGATCGGCGCCGTGACCCTGGTCAGCGTGCCGCACCCGGATCCCCGCAACCACAGCCTG GCGCTGGCTTCCTTcaagcagcagcaggagcaggaTCTCCGGGATCAGAGCGCCTTGGCAGCTGAGGCCCGGGAGGCCCGCCGTCAGGAGCTCCTGGAGAAGATCACAGAAGGCCAAGCGGCCAAGAAGCAGAAGCTAGAACAGGATCCAGCAGCCGTGGGGAGCCCCACTGCAGGGGAGAGTGAGGCCAGGGCCAGCCAACCAGCCAGGGAGGAGGCGGCGGCAGCAG GCCCCTCATCTTCCCAACCAGGGCCTTCCGACGGGCCCACCTCCCTGCCCAGGTCAGCTCTGCTCATCCAGCTGGCCACGGCCCGGCCTCGACCTGCCAAAGCTCGGCCCCTGGACTGGCGTGTCCAGTCCAAAGACTGGCCCCACGCGGGCCGCCCTGCCCACGAGTTGCGCTACAGTGTCTACAGAGACCTGTGGGAGCGAGGCTTCTTCCTCAGCGCTGCTGGCAAGTTTGGGGGCGACTTCCTGGTCTATCctg GTGATCCGCTCCGCTTCCACGCCCACTACATCGCGCAGTGCTGGGCGGCTGGGGACTCCATCCCACTCCAGGACCTGGTCTCAGCCGGCCGCCTCGGAACCAGTGTCAGAAAGACCCTGCTGCTGTGTTCCCCGCAGCCCGACGGGAAGGTGGTGTACACCTCCCTGCAGTGGGCCAGCCTGCAGTGA
- the TSEN34 gene encoding tRNA-splicing endonuclease subunit Sen34 isoform X5 has protein sequence MLVVEVANGRSLVWGAEAVQALRERLGVGGRAVGALPRGPRQNSRLGLPLLLMPEEARLLAEIGAVTLVSVPHPDPRNHSLALASFKQQQEQDLRDQSALAAEAREARRQELLEKITEGQAAKKQKLEQDPAAVGSPTAGESEARASQPAREEAAAAGEGPSSSQPGPSDGPTSLPRSALLIQLATARPRPAKARPLDWRVQSKDWPHAGRPAHELRYSVYRDLWERGFFLSAAGKFGGDFLVYPGDPLRFHAHYIAQCWAAGDSIPLQDLVSAGRLGTSVRKTLLLCSPQPDGKVVYTSLQWASLQ, from the exons atgctggtggtggaggtggcgaaTGGCCGTTCCCTGGTGTGGGGGGCCGAGGCAGTGCAGGCGCTGCGGGAGCGCCTGGGCGTGGGGGGTCGCGCGGTGGGCGCCCTGCCCCGCGGACCACGCCAGAACTCGCGCCTGGGCCTCCCGCTCCTGCTGATGCCTGAGGAGGCGCGGCTGCTGGCCGAGATCGGCGCCGTGACCCTGGTCAGCGTGCCGCACCCGGATCCCCGCAACCACAGCCTG GCGCTGGCTTCCTTcaagcagcagcaggagcaggaTCTCCGGGATCAGAGCGCCTTGGCAGCTGAGGCCCGGGAGGCCCGCCGTCAGGAGCTCCTGGAGAAGATCACAGAAGGCCAAGCGGCCAAGAAGCAGAAGCTAGAACAGGATCCAGCAGCCGTGGGGAGCCCCACTGCAGGGGAGAGTGAGGCCAGGGCCAGCCAACCAGCCAGGGAGGAGGCGGCGGCAGCAGGTGAGG GCCCCTCATCTTCCCAACCAGGGCCTTCCGACGGGCCCACCTCCCTGCCCAGGTCAGCTCTGCTCATCCAGCTGGCCACGGCCCGGCCTCGACCTGCCAAAGCTCGGCCCCTGGACTGGCGTGTCCAGTCCAAAGACTGGCCCCACGCGGGCCGCCCTGCCCACGAGTTGCGCTACAGTGTCTACAGAGACCTGTGGGAGCGAGGCTTCTTCCTCAGCGCTGCTGGCAAGTTTGGGGGCGACTTCCTGGTCTATCctg GTGATCCGCTCCGCTTCCACGCCCACTACATCGCGCAGTGCTGGGCGGCTGGGGACTCCATCCCACTCCAGGACCTGGTCTCAGCCGGCCGCCTCGGAACCAGTGTCAGAAAGACCCTGCTGCTGTGTTCCCCGCAGCCCGACGGGAAGGTGGTGTACACCTCCCTGCAGTGGGCCAGCCTGCAGTGA
- the TSEN34 gene encoding tRNA-splicing endonuclease subunit Sen34 isoform X3 — protein sequence MGSLSLSGEDASKVLAGYGDSVAELPEVWRGDPKASGGRGLRLLGPELLRVRPKALGAGPGPPPQQVAPGCKRGSAPEAQGRGSAGLGDFGEGRPVGSSSGLVTSLLRRRMLVVEVANGRSLVWGAEAVQALRERLGVGGRAVGALPRGPRQNSRLGLPLLLMPEEARLLAEIGAVTLVSVPHPDPRNHSLALASFKQQQEQDLRDQSALAAEAREARRQELLEKITEGQAAKKQKLEQDPAAVGSPTAGESEARASQPAREEAAAAGEGPSDGPTSLPRSALLIQLATARPRPAKARPLDWRVQSKDWPHAGRPAHELRYSVYRDLWERGFFLSAAGKFGGDFLVYPGDPLRFHAHYIAQCWAAGDSIPLQDLVSAGRLGTSVRKTLLLCSPQPDGKVVYTSLQWASLQ from the exons ATGGGGTCTCTTAGCCTCTCCGGGGAAGATGCCTCGAAGGTGTTGGCTGGTTACGGGGACTCGGTTGCTGAACTGCCTGAAGTTTGGCGAGGTGACCCGAAAGCATCTGGGGGGCGGGGCCTCCGCCTCCTAGGACCGGAACTCCTCCGAGTACGCCCGAAGGCATTAGGGGCGGGGCCTGGTCCTCCGCCTCAACAGGTGGCCCCCGGCTGCAAGCGAGGCTCCGCCCCCGAGGCCCAGGGGCGGGGCTCCGCCGGCTTGGGAGACTTCGGCGAGGGGAGGCCGGTGGGATCCTCGAGCGGCTTGGTGACCTCTTTGCTCCGCAGGAGGatgctggtggtggaggtggcgaaTGGCCGTTCCCTGGTGTGGGGGGCCGAGGCAGTGCAGGCGCTGCGGGAGCGCCTGGGCGTGGGGGGTCGCGCGGTGGGCGCCCTGCCCCGCGGACCACGCCAGAACTCGCGCCTGGGCCTCCCGCTCCTGCTGATGCCTGAGGAGGCGCGGCTGCTGGCCGAGATCGGCGCCGTGACCCTGGTCAGCGTGCCGCACCCGGATCCCCGCAACCACAGCCTG GCGCTGGCTTCCTTcaagcagcagcaggagcaggaTCTCCGGGATCAGAGCGCCTTGGCAGCTGAGGCCCGGGAGGCCCGCCGTCAGGAGCTCCTGGAGAAGATCACAGAAGGCCAAGCGGCCAAGAAGCAGAAGCTAGAACAGGATCCAGCAGCCGTGGGGAGCCCCACTGCAGGGGAGAGTGAGGCCAGGGCCAGCCAACCAGCCAGGGAGGAGGCGGCGGCAGCAGGTGAGG GGCCTTCCGACGGGCCCACCTCCCTGCCCAGGTCAGCTCTGCTCATCCAGCTGGCCACGGCCCGGCCTCGACCTGCCAAAGCTCGGCCCCTGGACTGGCGTGTCCAGTCCAAAGACTGGCCCCACGCGGGCCGCCCTGCCCACGAGTTGCGCTACAGTGTCTACAGAGACCTGTGGGAGCGAGGCTTCTTCCTCAGCGCTGCTGGCAAGTTTGGGGGCGACTTCCTGGTCTATCctg GTGATCCGCTCCGCTTCCACGCCCACTACATCGCGCAGTGCTGGGCGGCTGGGGACTCCATCCCACTCCAGGACCTGGTCTCAGCCGGCCGCCTCGGAACCAGTGTCAGAAAGACCCTGCTGCTGTGTTCCCCGCAGCCCGACGGGAAGGTGGTGTACACCTCCCTGCAGTGGGCCAGCCTGCAGTGA
- the TSEN34 gene encoding tRNA-splicing endonuclease subunit Sen34 isoform X1 has product MGSLSLSGEDASKVLAGYGDSVAELPEVWRGDPKASGGRGLRLLGPELLRVRPKALGAGPGPPPQQVAPGCKRGSAPEAQGRGSAGLGDFGEGRPVGSSSGLVTSLLRRRMLVVEVANGRSLVWGAEAVQALRERLGVGGRAVGALPRGPRQNSRLGLPLLLMPEEARLLAEIGAVTLVSVPHPDPRNHSLALASFKQQQEQDLRDQSALAAEAREARRQELLEKITEGQAAKKQKLEQDPAAVGSPTAGESEARASQPAREEAAAAGEGPSSSQPGPSDGPTSLPRSALLIQLATARPRPAKARPLDWRVQSKDWPHAGRPAHELRYSVYRDLWERGFFLSAAGKFGGDFLVYPGDPLRFHAHYIAQCWAAGDSIPLQDLVSAGRLGTSVRKTLLLCSPQPDGKVVYTSLQWASLQ; this is encoded by the exons ATGGGGTCTCTTAGCCTCTCCGGGGAAGATGCCTCGAAGGTGTTGGCTGGTTACGGGGACTCGGTTGCTGAACTGCCTGAAGTTTGGCGAGGTGACCCGAAAGCATCTGGGGGGCGGGGCCTCCGCCTCCTAGGACCGGAACTCCTCCGAGTACGCCCGAAGGCATTAGGGGCGGGGCCTGGTCCTCCGCCTCAACAGGTGGCCCCCGGCTGCAAGCGAGGCTCCGCCCCCGAGGCCCAGGGGCGGGGCTCCGCCGGCTTGGGAGACTTCGGCGAGGGGAGGCCGGTGGGATCCTCGAGCGGCTTGGTGACCTCTTTGCTCCGCAGGAGGatgctggtggtggaggtggcgaaTGGCCGTTCCCTGGTGTGGGGGGCCGAGGCAGTGCAGGCGCTGCGGGAGCGCCTGGGCGTGGGGGGTCGCGCGGTGGGCGCCCTGCCCCGCGGACCACGCCAGAACTCGCGCCTGGGCCTCCCGCTCCTGCTGATGCCTGAGGAGGCGCGGCTGCTGGCCGAGATCGGCGCCGTGACCCTGGTCAGCGTGCCGCACCCGGATCCCCGCAACCACAGCCTG GCGCTGGCTTCCTTcaagcagcagcaggagcaggaTCTCCGGGATCAGAGCGCCTTGGCAGCTGAGGCCCGGGAGGCCCGCCGTCAGGAGCTCCTGGAGAAGATCACAGAAGGCCAAGCGGCCAAGAAGCAGAAGCTAGAACAGGATCCAGCAGCCGTGGGGAGCCCCACTGCAGGGGAGAGTGAGGCCAGGGCCAGCCAACCAGCCAGGGAGGAGGCGGCGGCAGCAGGTGAGG GCCCCTCATCTTCCCAACCAGGGCCTTCCGACGGGCCCACCTCCCTGCCCAGGTCAGCTCTGCTCATCCAGCTGGCCACGGCCCGGCCTCGACCTGCCAAAGCTCGGCCCCTGGACTGGCGTGTCCAGTCCAAAGACTGGCCCCACGCGGGCCGCCCTGCCCACGAGTTGCGCTACAGTGTCTACAGAGACCTGTGGGAGCGAGGCTTCTTCCTCAGCGCTGCTGGCAAGTTTGGGGGCGACTTCCTGGTCTATCctg GTGATCCGCTCCGCTTCCACGCCCACTACATCGCGCAGTGCTGGGCGGCTGGGGACTCCATCCCACTCCAGGACCTGGTCTCAGCCGGCCGCCTCGGAACCAGTGTCAGAAAGACCCTGCTGCTGTGTTCCCCGCAGCCCGACGGGAAGGTGGTGTACACCTCCCTGCAGTGGGCCAGCCTGCAGTGA
- the RPS9 gene encoding small ribosomal subunit protein uS4: MPVARSWVCRKTYVTPRRPFEKSRLDQELKLIGEYGLRNKREVWRVKFTLAKIRKAARELLTLDEKDQRRLFEGNALLRRLVRIGVLDEGKMKLDYILGLKIEDFLERRLQTQVFKLGLAKSIHHARVLIRQRHIRVRKQVVNIPSFIVRLDSQKHIDFSLRSPYGGGRPGRVKRKNAKKGQGGAGAGEDEEED, translated from the exons ATGCCGGTCGCTCGGAGCTGGGTTTGTCGGAAGACCTATGTCACCCCGCGGAGACCCTTCGAGAAGTCTCGGCTCGACCAGGAGCTGAAGCTGATTG GCGAGTACGGGCTCCGCAATAAGCGTGAGGTCTGGAGGGTCAAGTTCACTCTGGCCAAGATCCGCAAAGCCGCCCGGGAGTTGCTGACGCTGGACGAGAAGGACCAGCGGCGTCTATTCGAAG GCAATGCACTGCTGCGGCGGCTGGTCCGCATTGGGGTGCTGGATGAGGGCAAGATGAAGCTGGATTACATCCTGGGCCTGAAGATCGAAGACTTTCTGGAGAGGCGCCTGCAGACGCAGGTCTTCAAGCTGGGTCTGGCCAAGTCCATCCACCATGCCCGAGTGCTGATCCGACAGCGCCACATCAG ggTCCGCAAGCAGGTGGTGAACATCCCATCCTTCATCGTCCGCCTGGACTCCCAGAAACACATCGACTTCTCCCTCCGCTCACCTTATGGAGGAGGACGCCCGGGCCGCGTGAAGAGGAAGAATGCCAAGAAGGGCCAGGGCGGGGCTGGAGCTGGtgaggatgaggaggaggatTAA
- the MBOAT7 gene encoding membrane-bound acylglycerophosphatidylinositol O-acyltransferase MBOAT7 produces MSPEEWTYLVVLLMSIPIGFLFKKAGPGLKRWGAAAVGLGLTLFTCGPHTLHSLVTILGTWALIQAQPCSCHALALAWTFSYLLFFRALSLLGLPTPTPFTNAVQLLLTLKLVSLASEVQDLHQAQRKEMAVAFSKGPTLGLLPDVPSLMETLSYSYCYVGIMTGPFFRYRTYLDWLEQPFPGAVPSLRPLLRRAWPAPLFGLLFLLSSHLFPLEAVREDAFYARPLPARLFYMIPVFFAFRMRFYVAWIAAECGCIAAGFGAYPVAAKARAGAGPTLQCPTPSSPEKAAALEYDYETIRNIDCYNTDFCVRVRDGMRYWNMTVQWWLAHYIYKSAPWRSYVLRSAWTMLLSAYWHGLHPGYYLSFLTIPLCLAAEGRLESALRRRLGTEGQQAWDWVHWFLKMRAYDYMCMGFVLLSLGDTLRYWASVYFCIHLLALVALGLGLALGGGSPSRRKAAPQTEGPAPEKLREE; encoded by the exons ATGTCGCCAGAAGAGTGGACCTATCTAGTGGTTCTTCTTATGTCCATCCCCATCGGCTTCCTCTTTAAGAAAGCTG GACCTGGTCTGAAGCGATGGGGGGCAGCGGCTGTGGGCCTGGGGCTCACGTTGTTCACCTGCGGACCTCATACCTTGCATTCTTTGGTCACCATCCTTGGGACCTGGGCCCTTATTCAGGCCCAGCCCTG CTCCTGCCATGCTCTGGCTCTGGCCTGGACCTTCTCCTATCTCCTCTTCTTCCGTGCCCTCAGCCTGCTGGGCCTGCCCACGCCCACGCCCTTCACCAACGCCGTCCAGCTGCTGCTCACGCTGAAG CTGGTGAGTCTGGCCAGTGAGGTTCAGGACCTCCACCAGGCCCAGAGGAAGGAGATGGCAGTGGCCTTCAGCAAGGGCCCCACCCTGGGGCTGCTCCCCGACGTGCCCTCGCTGATGGAGACGCTTAGCTACAGCTACTGCTACGTGGGAATCATGACAG GCCCGTTCTTCCGCTACCGCACGTACCTGGACTGGCTGGAGCAGCCCTTCCCGGGGGCCGTGCCCAGCCTGCGGCCCCTGCTGCGCCGCGCCTGGCCGGCCCCCCTctttggcctgctcttcctgctctCCTCGCACCTCTTCCCGCTGGAGGCCGTGCGCGAGGACGCCTTCTACGCCCGCCCGCTGCCCGCCCGCCTCTTCTACATGATCCCGGTCTTCTTCGCCTTCCGCATGCGCTTCTACGTGGCCTGGATTGCGGCCGAGTGCGGCTGCATTGCCGCCGGCTTTGGGGCCTACCCGGTGGCCGCCAAGGCCCGGGCCGGGGCCGGCCCCACCCTTCAATGCCCAACCCCCAGCAG tccggAGAAAGCAGCCGCCCTGGAGTACGACTATGAGACCATCCGCAACATCGACTGCTACAACACAGACTTCTGCGTGCGCGTGCGGGATGGCATGCGGTACTGGAACATGACGGTGCAGTGGTGGCTGGCGCATTATATCTACAAGAGCGCACCATGGCGCTCCTACGTCCTAAG gaGCGCCTGGACTATGCTGCTGAGCGCCTACTGGCATGGCCTGCACCCTGGCTACTACCTGAGCTTCCTGACCATCCCGCTGTGCCTGGCGGCCGAGGGGCGGCTGGAGTCGGCCTTGCGCCGGCGGCTGGGCACCGAGGGCCAGCAAGCCTGGGACTGGGTGCACTGGTTCCTGAAGATGCGCGCTTACGATTACATGTGCATGGGCTTCGTGCTCCTCTCGCTGGGTGACACGCTGCGCTACTGGGCCTCCGTCTATTTCTGCATCCACCTGCTGGCCCTGGTAgcccttgggctggggctggcgCTGGGCGGGGGCAGCCCCAGCCGGCGGAAGGCAGCCCCCCAGACCGAGGGCCCCGCTCCAGAAAAGCTCCGTGAGGAGTGA